Proteins encoded in a region of the Variovorax sp. PAMC 28711 genome:
- a CDS encoding succinylglutamate desuccinylase/aspartoacylase domain-containing protein: MQQDSPPFALPAPDIAPWRAGNTGTEGVWRFASSAPGRQVLITALVHGNELCGAWALKGLLEAGLRPRRGTLTLAFCNLAAFDRFDAADPDASRFVDEDMNRQWSPDRLANATSRERRRAAQLEPLVREADWLLDLHSMHEPGLPLTLSGMQQENIALAVQMGSPAHIVVDAGHKDGTRMRDFGRFGDPAAVAAGARSLLVECGFHGAAGSRDVAQDQCLRFLLAAGTIEQSDARQRMPGWHLPDAPDPWILDVTGGVVARDANVAFTRPLSGLQVIADAGTVIGHNGGEPIVTPYDDCVLVMPSLRQARAGVTVVRFARRR; encoded by the coding sequence ATGCAGCAGGATTCACCGCCTTTCGCGCTTCCCGCACCGGACATCGCGCCATGGCGCGCAGGCAACACCGGCACCGAAGGCGTGTGGCGCTTCGCGTCCAGCGCGCCGGGACGCCAGGTGCTGATCACCGCACTGGTGCACGGCAACGAACTCTGCGGCGCCTGGGCGCTCAAGGGGCTGCTGGAAGCCGGGCTGCGCCCGCGCCGGGGCACGCTGACGCTGGCGTTCTGCAACCTTGCTGCGTTCGATCGATTCGACGCCGCCGACCCCGACGCGTCGCGCTTCGTGGACGAAGATATGAACCGCCAATGGTCGCCCGACCGCCTCGCAAACGCCACGAGTCGCGAACGCCGTCGGGCGGCCCAACTCGAACCGCTCGTGCGCGAGGCCGACTGGCTGCTCGACCTGCATTCGATGCACGAACCGGGGTTGCCGCTCACGTTGAGCGGCATGCAGCAGGAGAACATTGCACTGGCCGTGCAGATGGGCTCGCCCGCCCATATCGTGGTGGATGCCGGCCACAAGGACGGCACCCGCATGCGCGACTTCGGCCGCTTCGGCGACCCTGCGGCGGTTGCGGCCGGGGCGCGCTCGCTGCTGGTCGAATGCGGCTTTCATGGTGCAGCGGGCAGCCGCGACGTGGCGCAAGACCAGTGCCTTCGCTTCCTGCTGGCAGCCGGCACGATCGAGCAGTCCGACGCCCGGCAACGCATGCCAGGCTGGCATCTGCCCGACGCGCCCGATCCGTGGATTCTCGACGTGACCGGCGGGGTGGTCGCACGCGACGCGAACGTCGCGTTCACGCGCCCGCTCAGTGGCCTCCAGGTGATCGCCGATGCCGGCACCGTGATCGGCCACAACGGCGGCGAACCAATCGTCACGCCGTACGACGACTGCGTGCTGGTGATGCCTTCGCTACGCCAGGCGCGCGCCGGTGTGACCGTCGTGCGCTTTGCGCGACGACGCTGA
- a CDS encoding Bug family tripartite tricarboxylate transporter substrate binding protein — protein MQKPAFAPALSLLIALAVPASQAMAQAAPYPQRPITLVVGYPAGGSTDLVARTLALDLAARLGQPVVVENAGGAGGSIGAQKVASATPDGYTLLVGANNEMAINGLVRKSVKYSLKNFTPIGLLGSQPLVLTTTPTSGIKSTADFLRSAKSRPGQMTYGSSGVGTALHVAGEMVKQQGGVFLTHIPYRGTGPLTTDLIGGNLDLGVFVMSSALPLIRSGKLVALGTTESKRSAVLPNVPALSETPALKNVDIGVWFVLVGPSGMPAPVVARLKTALTETLAAQDYRKTMEASGSVVPTGQPDLDKYLVSETEKYRKIVEFANIKDE, from the coding sequence ATGCAAAAACCCGCTTTCGCCCCTGCACTGAGCCTGCTGATCGCCTTGGCGGTACCCGCGTCGCAAGCCATGGCGCAAGCCGCGCCCTACCCGCAGCGCCCGATCACGCTGGTGGTCGGCTATCCCGCCGGCGGCAGCACCGATCTGGTCGCGCGCACGCTGGCGCTCGATCTCGCGGCACGGCTGGGCCAACCCGTGGTCGTCGAGAACGCAGGCGGTGCCGGCGGCTCGATCGGCGCACAAAAAGTCGCTTCGGCCACCCCCGACGGCTACACGTTGCTGGTCGGGGCCAACAACGAGATGGCCATCAACGGACTGGTCCGGAAGTCGGTGAAGTATTCGCTGAAGAACTTCACCCCGATCGGCCTGCTCGGTTCTCAACCGCTGGTGCTCACCACGACGCCCACCAGCGGCATCAAGTCGACGGCCGACTTCCTGCGCAGCGCCAAGTCGCGGCCCGGCCAGATGACCTACGGCAGTTCCGGCGTCGGCACCGCGCTGCACGTCGCCGGCGAAATGGTGAAGCAGCAAGGCGGCGTGTTCCTCACGCATATCCCGTACCGCGGGACAGGCCCCCTGACCACCGACCTGATCGGCGGCAACCTGGACCTCGGCGTGTTCGTGATGTCAAGCGCGCTGCCGCTCATCAGGAGCGGCAAGCTGGTCGCACTCGGCACCACGGAATCGAAGCGCTCGGCGGTCTTGCCGAATGTTCCTGCACTCTCGGAAACGCCCGCCCTCAAGAACGTCGACATCGGCGTCTGGTTCGTGCTGGTCGGGCCGTCCGGCATGCCGGCGCCAGTGGTGGCGCGGCTCAAGACCGCGTTGACCGAAACGCTCGCCGCGCAGGACTACCGCAAGACGATGGAAGCTTCCGGCTCGGTGGTGCCGACCGGGCAACCCGACCTCGACAAGTACCTCGTCTCGGAAACCGAAAAGTATCGGAAGATCGTCGAGTTCGCCAACATCAAGGACGAGTGA
- a CDS encoding LysR family transcriptional regulator, which translates to MQIKWLEDFMALALTRNFSRAAELRNVTHPAFGRRIQALEAWAGTALVERGASPVALTAAGERFLKASTQTVRGLESARLELLGEAGRSARTVTIATGRTLARTVVADWLVRLQPVVRDARVRIVTGSLADTAHLLERNEVDLTVVYHHPVLTVRLDARQFSHVTLASDKLVPVARAGADGLPIHSINGSRPVPLLDYGRGLALARLLDDHLANNPLVPQVERRIECDSADALLEYVHKGFGIAWLPWSMVQGECKAGRLALAGDRRMEVKMEVRLYRPKRRLGGLVEAVWKSAARGGA; encoded by the coding sequence ATGCAGATCAAGTGGCTCGAAGACTTCATGGCGTTGGCGCTCACGCGCAACTTCAGCCGTGCGGCGGAACTGCGCAACGTCACGCATCCTGCGTTCGGACGTCGCATTCAGGCGCTCGAGGCCTGGGCAGGCACGGCGTTGGTAGAGCGCGGCGCAAGCCCGGTCGCGCTCACCGCTGCCGGTGAGCGGTTTCTCAAAGCGTCGACGCAAACCGTGCGCGGCCTGGAGAGCGCGCGGCTCGAACTGCTTGGCGAGGCAGGGCGCTCTGCGCGCACCGTGACCATTGCAACCGGCCGCACCTTGGCCCGCACCGTCGTCGCGGACTGGCTCGTGCGATTGCAGCCGGTGGTGCGGGATGCGCGGGTTCGGATCGTCACCGGCAGCCTGGCCGACACCGCGCACCTGCTCGAGCGCAACGAGGTCGACCTGACCGTTGTGTATCACCACCCGGTGCTCACCGTGAGACTCGACGCGCGACAGTTCTCGCATGTGACTCTGGCGTCGGACAAGCTGGTGCCGGTCGCACGCGCGGGCGCCGACGGGTTGCCCATCCACTCGATCAACGGCAGCCGTCCTGTTCCGTTGCTGGACTACGGCCGCGGGCTCGCGCTGGCACGCCTGCTCGACGACCACCTCGCCAACAACCCGCTTGTGCCTCAGGTCGAGCGCCGCATCGAATGCGACTCCGCCGATGCACTGCTCGAATACGTTCACAAAGGCTTCGGCATTGCCTGGCTGCCGTGGTCGATGGTCCAGGGCGAATGCAAGGCAGGACGGCTCGCGCTGGCGGGCGACCGGCGGATGGAAGTCAAGATGGAAGTGCGGCTCTACCGGCCGAAGCGCCGGTTGGGCGGCCTCGTCGAGGCGGTCTGGAAATCGGCCGCGCGCGGCGGGGCCTGA
- a CDS encoding DNA-3-methyladenine glycosylase I, producing the protein MVTPARCAWAESDPLLASYHDTEWGVPEHDSRALWEKLMLDGFQAGLSWLIILRKRDAFRAAFQNFDPEKVARFGEEDVERLVQDAGIVRSRSKIQAVIGNARAYLAMQAAGEDLSAFVWTMAGGTPVRNASAERLVKSPLSEEMSAALKKRGFKFVGPVIVYAWLQAVGVIDDHDHHCFRHVPH; encoded by the coding sequence ATGGTCACGCCCGCGCGCTGCGCCTGGGCCGAGAGCGATCCGCTGCTCGCCAGCTACCACGACACCGAATGGGGCGTGCCGGAGCACGACAGCCGCGCTCTGTGGGAAAAGCTCATGCTCGACGGCTTCCAGGCCGGCTTGTCGTGGCTCATCATCCTGCGCAAGCGCGATGCGTTTCGCGCGGCGTTTCAAAATTTCGATCCCGAAAAAGTCGCGCGCTTCGGCGAAGAAGATGTCGAGCGGCTGGTGCAGGACGCCGGCATCGTGCGCTCCCGCTCGAAGATCCAGGCGGTCATCGGCAACGCCCGCGCCTATCTGGCGATGCAGGCCGCCGGCGAGGATTTGTCGGCGTTCGTCTGGACGATGGCGGGCGGCACGCCGGTGCGCAACGCGAGCGCCGAGCGCCTGGTGAAAAGCCCGCTGTCCGAAGAGATGTCGGCAGCGCTCAAGAAGCGCGGTTTCAAGTTCGTCGGGCCGGTGATCGTGTATGCGTGGTTGCAGGCGGTCGGCGTGATCGACGACCACGATCACCACTGCTTTCGGCACGTCCCGCACTGA
- a CDS encoding chaperone modulator CbpM: MAHYTVTTVTTTSTAIGNARPLAAAELAHAVGAEIDWVVELVEVGIVHVPAPRPAPAEWRFHSADLQCALEASRLQRDFGVGLDAAALILDLQHEVRRLKSVLGAQGLGRDL; encoded by the coding sequence ATGGCGCACTACACCGTCACCACTGTCACCACCACCTCGACCGCGATCGGCAACGCCCGCCCGCTGGCGGCCGCCGAACTCGCGCACGCGGTCGGCGCTGAAATCGATTGGGTCGTCGAGCTGGTCGAGGTCGGCATCGTGCACGTCCCGGCGCCGCGTCCGGCACCGGCCGAATGGCGCTTTCACAGCGCCGACCTGCAGTGCGCGCTCGAGGCGAGCCGCCTGCAGCGCGACTTCGGCGTCGGCCTGGACGCGGCTGCGTTGATCCTCGACCTGCAGCACGAGGTGCGCCGCCTGAAGTCGGTGCTCGGTGCGCAGGGCCTCGGCCGCGACCTCTAG
- a CDS encoding DnaJ C-terminal domain-containing protein produces the protein MDFKDYYKTLGLAHTASEDEVRKAYRKLARKYHPDVSKEADAEVKMRDINEANDVLRDKEKRAAYDALAARVARGGSADAGGGFQPPPNWDEGFEFRRGPGGGPADQADFSEFFSSMFGASERRGAERRQHRARGEDHHAAIEISLEDALNGAEREITLRAMDTDAQGQPTFVNRTLSVKIPAGVHPGQFIRLTGHGMPGHGGEPAGDLYLEVRIAPHKLYRVEERDLYMTLPITPTEAALGAQVQVPTPGGGVVEVTVPRNARNGLKLRLKERGLPGKPPGNLYLLIDIVLPSADSDAVRQAYEQLATAASSFDPRRHLGTSGA, from the coding sequence ATGGACTTCAAGGACTACTACAAGACCCTCGGCCTCGCGCACACCGCGTCGGAAGACGAGGTGCGCAAGGCCTACCGGAAGCTGGCGCGCAAATACCATCCCGACGTCAGCAAGGAAGCCGACGCCGAAGTGAAGATGCGCGACATCAACGAGGCCAACGACGTGCTGCGCGACAAGGAAAAGCGCGCCGCCTACGACGCGCTCGCCGCGCGCGTGGCCCGCGGCGGCAGCGCCGATGCCGGCGGCGGGTTCCAGCCGCCACCCAACTGGGACGAAGGCTTCGAGTTTCGCCGTGGCCCCGGGGGCGGACCGGCCGACCAGGCGGACTTCAGCGAATTCTTCTCGTCGATGTTCGGTGCCTCCGAACGCCGGGGTGCCGAGCGACGCCAGCACCGCGCGCGCGGCGAAGACCACCATGCCGCCATCGAGATCTCGCTCGAAGACGCGCTGAACGGCGCCGAGCGTGAGATCACGCTGCGCGCGATGGACACCGACGCGCAGGGTCAGCCCACCTTCGTCAACCGCACGCTGAGCGTGAAGATTCCGGCTGGCGTGCATCCGGGCCAGTTCATCCGCCTCACCGGCCACGGCATGCCGGGCCACGGTGGCGAGCCGGCCGGCGACCTGTACCTCGAAGTGCGCATCGCGCCGCACAAGCTGTACCGCGTCGAAGAGCGCGACCTGTACATGACGCTGCCCATCACCCCGACCGAAGCCGCACTCGGTGCGCAGGTGCAGGTGCCCACGCCGGGCGGCGGCGTGGTCGAGGTGACGGTGCCGCGCAATGCGCGCAACGGGCTGAAGCTGCGCCTGAAAGAGCGCGGCCTGCCCGGCAAGCCACCGGGCAACCTCTACCTGCTGATCGACATCGTGCTGCCGTCGGCCGACAGCGACGCGGTGCGGCAGGCCTATGAACAACTCGCGACGGCGGCGTCTTCTTTCGACCCGCGCCGCCACCTGGGAACCTCGGGAGCCTGA
- a CDS encoding histidine phosphatase family protein has protein sequence MSAAPHFTVQHPAGFDELVRLASAAPLSPACDHFYFLRHGQTGGNALRIFQGVDEPLSELGLQQAARAATLLAGEPIRTLVASDAHRALTTAKAVGAALKLVPLERENLRERHFGDLIGTSSANLDWACAPANGETLPGFVERKRAALDAALAEPGPVLVVAHGGTLYVLAALLGVPIGPDVLGNAQPLRFERNGPTWTVRALAQDVDGGAAIA, from the coding sequence ATGAGCGCTGCACCCCATTTCACCGTCCAGCACCCGGCCGGCTTCGACGAGCTGGTCCGCCTCGCGTCGGCGGCGCCGCTCTCGCCGGCCTGCGACCACTTCTACTTCCTGCGCCACGGCCAGACTGGCGGCAACGCCCTGCGCATCTTCCAGGGCGTCGACGAGCCTCTGAGCGAACTTGGCTTGCAACAGGCTGCGCGGGCCGCCACGCTGCTGGCCGGCGAGCCGATCCGCACGCTGGTGGCGAGCGACGCGCACCGTGCGCTCACCACCGCCAAGGCCGTGGGCGCCGCGCTCAAGCTGGTGCCGCTGGAGCGCGAGAACCTGCGCGAGCGCCACTTCGGCGATCTGATCGGCACCTCGTCCGCCAACCTAGACTGGGCCTGTGCGCCGGCCAATGGCGAGACGCTGCCCGGCTTCGTGGAACGCAAGCGCGCCGCGCTCGACGCCGCGCTGGCCGAGCCCGGCCCGGTGCTCGTCGTTGCGCATGGCGGCACGCTCTACGTGCTGGCCGCGTTGCTCGGCGTGCCGATCGGCCCCGACGTGCTCGGCAACGCCCAGCCATTGCGTTTCGAGCGCAATGGCCCCACATGGACCGTGCGCGCGCTGGCACAGGATGTGGACGGCGGCGCCGCCATCGCCTGA
- a CDS encoding penicillin acylase family protein codes for MTPETTSTRSSRFPRAATSLALGALIAGCASAPPPTGRAVTIERTTFGIPHITAPDWEGIAYGTAYAHAQDNVCQTAEHLVTLRGERSQFFGAQTPGDFGLGKLPNAQIDLFIRYHMNDAALAQAATTTSPQVQQALRGYVAGYNRFLQDAGPGGLPEACRGKPWVRPMTLADLSRATEQSMIQGGLGALAGAVLAATPPVTKTTAAPVDLQQAAAEIARYSFNANPEGGEFGSNGWAFGRNATPDGRGVLLGNPHFPWTGTNRFWQLHQTIPGQLDVMGATGGLSPVVSIGFNKDVAWTHTVSTGKRFTLYELKIDPNDPTVYWVDGQPKRMAVRTITLPAVAGSATPPQHTFYATDWGPVVSLPRAGLGWTAQRAYALRDANTMNVRSADSWMRMGQARNVAELRAAMGNQGMPWINTLAADRDGNAMYADLSAVPDVSAAMLQSCTPTPQAAALLNAAGLPVLDGSRSVCAWNRDAAAAQPGLIPAARMPVVITPDYVQNSNDSFWLSNPETQPMPGVSPLVGFIGTPQRLRTRSAILEIRGRLAGTDGLPGNRMGAAEVQSVIFRDKNLAGMLVMDDLQAACAASATALTPDQQVGCRMLSAWDRTSNSASKGAPLFREFWRKTKDVPKVWRVPFDPAQPVTTPAGLDMATPATRDAVFKALGEAVGTLRVAGFAADVELGVPQSRLVRGQKIPLHGGDEFEGVLNKLESQGQSLIDPKGYAINYGSSYMQVVTFDARGPVAEGLLTYGQSSDLASPRAYDQLPLFAAKQWHPLPFHPADVQAQREGKPVQLAY; via the coding sequence ATGACACCCGAGACAACTTCCACACGCTCCTCCCGCTTTCCGCGGGCCGCAACCTCGCTCGCACTCGGCGCGCTGATCGCGGGTTGCGCGAGCGCACCACCACCGACCGGCCGCGCCGTCACCATCGAGCGCACCACATTCGGCATTCCGCACATCACCGCGCCCGATTGGGAAGGCATCGCCTACGGCACGGCCTACGCGCACGCGCAAGACAACGTGTGCCAAACGGCCGAGCATCTCGTCACGCTGCGCGGCGAACGTTCGCAGTTTTTCGGTGCGCAAACGCCCGGCGACTTCGGTCTGGGAAAGCTGCCGAACGCGCAGATCGACCTGTTCATCCGTTATCACATGAACGATGCGGCGCTCGCGCAAGCCGCCACCACCACGTCGCCGCAGGTGCAGCAGGCGCTGCGCGGCTACGTCGCGGGCTACAACCGCTTCCTGCAGGACGCCGGCCCGGGCGGCCTGCCCGAAGCCTGCCGCGGCAAGCCTTGGGTGCGCCCGATGACGCTGGCCGACCTGTCGCGCGCCACCGAGCAATCGATGATCCAGGGCGGTCTCGGCGCGCTGGCCGGTGCGGTGCTCGCCGCCACGCCACCCGTCACCAAGACCACCGCGGCACCGGTCGACCTGCAGCAAGCCGCCGCCGAGATCGCGCGCTACAGCTTCAATGCCAACCCCGAAGGCGGCGAGTTCGGCTCCAACGGCTGGGCCTTCGGCCGCAATGCGACGCCCGACGGCAGGGGCGTGCTGCTCGGCAACCCGCACTTTCCGTGGACCGGCACCAACCGCTTCTGGCAACTGCACCAGACGATTCCCGGCCAACTCGACGTGATGGGCGCCACCGGCGGCCTGAGTCCGGTGGTGTCGATCGGCTTCAACAAGGACGTGGCGTGGACGCACACCGTGTCGACCGGCAAGCGCTTCACGCTGTACGAACTGAAGATCGACCCGAACGATCCGACCGTGTACTGGGTCGACGGCCAGCCCAAGCGCATGGCGGTCCGCACCATCACCCTGCCGGCCGTCGCGGGCAGCGCCACACCGCCACAGCACACCTTCTATGCGACCGACTGGGGCCCTGTCGTCTCGCTGCCGCGCGCCGGCCTCGGCTGGACTGCGCAGCGCGCCTATGCCCTGCGCGACGCGAACACGATGAACGTGCGAAGCGCCGACAGCTGGATGCGCATGGGCCAGGCCCGCAACGTCGCCGAATTGCGCGCCGCGATGGGCAACCAGGGCATGCCGTGGATCAACACCCTCGCGGCCGACCGCGACGGCAACGCGATGTACGCCGACCTGTCGGCCGTGCCCGACGTGTCCGCCGCCATGCTGCAAAGCTGCACCCCGACGCCGCAAGCCGCCGCGCTGCTCAATGCCGCGGGCCTGCCGGTGCTCGACGGCTCGCGCAGCGTGTGCGCCTGGAACCGCGATGCCGCCGCCGCGCAACCGGGCTTGATCCCGGCCGCGCGCATGCCGGTCGTCATCACGCCCGACTACGTGCAGAACAGCAACGACAGCTTCTGGCTCAGCAACCCTGAAACGCAGCCGATGCCGGGCGTGTCGCCGCTGGTCGGCTTCATCGGCACGCCGCAGCGCCTGCGCACGCGCAGCGCCATCCTGGAAATTCGTGGCCGGCTCGCCGGCACCGACGGCCTGCCGGGCAACCGCATGGGCGCAGCCGAGGTGCAGAGCGTGATCTTCCGCGACAAGAACCTGGCCGGCATGCTGGTGATGGACGACCTGCAGGCTGCCTGCGCCGCAAGCGCCACCGCGCTCACGCCCGACCAGCAAGTTGGCTGCCGCATGCTGTCGGCCTGGGACCGCACGAGCAACAGCGCATCGAAGGGCGCGCCGCTGTTCCGCGAGTTCTGGCGCAAGACCAAGGACGTGCCGAAGGTGTGGCGCGTGCCGTTCGATCCGGCGCAGCCCGTGACCACGCCGGCCGGCCTCGACATGGCGACGCCGGCGACGCGCGATGCGGTGTTCAAGGCGCTCGGCGAAGCCGTCGGCACGCTGCGGGTGGCCGGTTTCGCGGCCGACGTCGAACTCGGCGTGCCGCAATCGCGCCTGGTGCGCGGCCAGAAAATACCGCTGCACGGCGGCGACGAATTCGAGGGCGTGCTCAACAAGCTCGAATCGCAGGGCCAGTCGCTCATCGACCCGAAGGGCTACGCCATCAACTACGGCAGCAGTTACATGCAGGTCGTGACTTTCGATGCGCGCGGCCCGGTCGCAGAGGGCTTGCTGACGTACGGCCAGAGCAGCGACCTCGCCTCGCCGCGCGCCTACGATCAGCTGCCGCTGTTCGCGGCCAAGCAGTGGCACCCACTGCCCTTCCACCCCGCCGACGTGCAAGCCCAGCGCGAAGGCAAACCGGTCCAACTGGCCTACTGA
- a CDS encoding amidase produces the protein MLHPSPVDWPASALSRAIHARALSCREVMSAFLAQIDRLNPTHNAIVSRVDPDQLLTQADQRDRQLDAGHSLGWMHGFPMAIKDLSPTAGILTTFGSPLLARNVPQADSILVERMKAAGGIVIGKTNTPEFGLGSHTYNPVFGATRNAWDPALSAGGSSGGAAVALALRMLPVADGSDMMGSLRNPAGFNHVFGLRPSQGLVPHGPLDEQFVSQLGTEGPMARNVDDLAQLLAVQAGRDSRAPLSVAGRWPGETMDLARNTGALRIGWLGDLEGYLAIEPGILSVCESALGRFAGDGCDVESIAFGYDPVRAWNTWITLRAWMVAGKLSAFSTGDAQRSQIKPEALWEIAQGEGLLAARVFAACAERTALYQHMRRLLERYDVLALPVAQVWPFPVEQHWPREVAGRAMDTYHRWMEVVIYATLAGLPAISVPAGFGANGLPMGLQLIGRPQADLALLRIAHRYERLASDLLSRKPANV, from the coding sequence ATGTTGCACCCCTCGCCGGTCGACTGGCCTGCCAGCGCGCTCAGCCGAGCCATCCACGCCAGGGCGTTGTCCTGCCGCGAGGTGATGAGTGCCTTCCTGGCGCAGATCGACCGACTCAATCCGACCCACAACGCCATCGTGAGCCGGGTCGACCCCGACCAGCTGCTCACGCAGGCCGACCAGCGGGACCGTCAGCTCGACGCCGGCCACAGCCTGGGCTGGATGCACGGCTTTCCGATGGCGATCAAGGACTTGAGCCCCACGGCCGGCATCCTGACAACCTTCGGCTCGCCGCTGCTCGCGCGCAACGTGCCGCAGGCCGACAGCATCCTGGTCGAGCGCATGAAGGCGGCGGGCGGCATCGTGATCGGCAAGACGAACACGCCCGAATTCGGTCTCGGCTCCCATACCTACAACCCCGTGTTCGGAGCCACGCGCAACGCCTGGGATCCGGCGTTGAGCGCCGGCGGCTCGAGCGGCGGCGCGGCCGTGGCGCTGGCACTGCGCATGCTGCCGGTGGCGGACGGCAGCGACATGATGGGATCGCTGCGCAATCCGGCGGGCTTCAACCATGTGTTCGGTCTGCGGCCCAGCCAGGGGCTGGTGCCGCACGGCCCGCTCGACGAACAGTTCGTGAGCCAACTCGGCACCGAAGGACCGATGGCGCGCAACGTCGACGACCTGGCGCAACTGCTCGCCGTGCAGGCCGGGCGCGATTCGCGTGCGCCGCTGTCGGTCGCAGGCCGGTGGCCGGGGGAGACCATGGACTTGGCGCGCAACACCGGTGCGCTGCGCATCGGCTGGCTGGGCGATCTCGAGGGCTATCTGGCGATCGAGCCGGGCATCCTGTCGGTGTGCGAATCGGCGCTCGGACGCTTTGCGGGTGATGGCTGCGACGTCGAATCCATCGCGTTCGGCTACGACCCGGTGCGCGCCTGGAACACCTGGATCACGCTGCGCGCCTGGATGGTCGCAGGCAAGCTGTCGGCGTTTTCCACGGGCGACGCCCAGCGCAGCCAGATCAAGCCTGAGGCGTTGTGGGAAATTGCGCAAGGCGAGGGCCTGCTCGCCGCGCGCGTGTTCGCTGCGTGTGCCGAACGCACGGCGCTCTACCAGCACATGCGGCGCTTGCTGGAGCGCTATGACGTGCTGGCGCTGCCGGTCGCACAGGTCTGGCCGTTTCCGGTCGAACAGCATTGGCCGCGCGAGGTGGCCGGCCGCGCCATGGACACGTACCACCGCTGGATGGAGGTCGTGATCTACGCGACCCTGGCCGGGCTGCCTGCGATCAGCGTACCGGCCGGCTTCGGCGCCAACGGCCTGCCGATGGGCCTGCAGCTGATCGGAAGGCCCCAGGCCGATCTGGCGTTGCTGCGCATCGCGCATCGCTACGAACGGCTCGCGAGCGACCTGTTGAGCCGGAAGCCGGCAAACGTCTGA
- a CDS encoding CDP-alcohol phosphatidyltransferase family protein, protein MVKKHFSMIREFHLADAFTLGNAACGVGGVFLAMAYMASADLHLFYWAAALAPAAFIFDVFDGRIARWRQTHSALGRELDSLADVISFGVAPASLAFAAGASGGWDALLLIYFVCCGVSRLARYNVTAESLSEGADKVKYFEGTPIPTSVVLVGLLALAAWQGHIGDTLWGGVWTIGPWLLHPFSLLFALSGTLMISKTLHIPKL, encoded by the coding sequence ATGGTCAAGAAGCACTTTTCGATGATTCGCGAGTTCCACCTTGCCGATGCGTTCACGCTCGGCAACGCAGCCTGCGGCGTGGGTGGCGTGTTCCTCGCCATGGCGTACATGGCGAGCGCCGACTTGCACCTCTTCTACTGGGCCGCCGCGCTGGCGCCGGCCGCGTTCATCTTCGACGTGTTCGACGGCCGCATCGCACGCTGGCGGCAAACGCATTCGGCGCTCGGCCGAGAACTCGATTCGCTGGCCGATGTGATCTCCTTCGGCGTGGCGCCCGCTTCGCTGGCTTTCGCGGCCGGCGCCAGCGGGGGGTGGGACGCCCTGCTGCTCATCTATTTCGTGTGCTGCGGCGTGAGCCGGCTGGCGCGCTACAACGTCACGGCCGAGTCGCTCTCAGAGGGGGCCGACAAGGTCAAGTATTTCGAAGGCACCCCCATCCCGACGAGCGTCGTGCTTGTGGGCCTGCTCGCGCTGGCCGCCTGGCAGGGCCACATTGGCGACACGCTCTGGGGCGGTGTCTGGACCATCGGGCCCTGGTTGCTGCACCCGTTCTCGCTCTTGTTCGCGCTCTCGGGCACGCTGATGATCAGCAAGACCCTGCACATCCCAAAGCTCTGA